One Novosphingobium sp. G106 DNA segment encodes these proteins:
- a CDS encoding phosphodiesterase, whose amino-acid sequence MLIAQITDVHIGFDRGNPDELNMQRLRAVIRRLATGPNKPDLLLMTGDLTEAGDADSYARLADAVSGCPFPVWPMVGNHDERDTLLAAFPQTPSDSGFVHYVLDFPGLRLIVLDTLEPGRHGGAFCEARVAWLRAELSRDPGTPTYIAMHHPPFESGITWLDSAATEPWIARFAGAVQGFSQIRGIIAGHLHRTIHTQWNGLSLSVCSSTAPAVGLDLSPIDEDRPDGRELITDELPGYALHRWDGRNLITHFESVGHQIALARFDAQLQPMIKGMMAERREK is encoded by the coding sequence TTGCTGATCGCCCAGATCACCGACGTTCACATCGGCTTCGACCGGGGCAATCCGGACGAGCTCAACATGCAGCGGCTGCGCGCCGTGATCCGGCGGTTGGCCACGGGGCCGAACAAGCCGGACCTGCTGCTGATGACGGGTGACCTGACCGAGGCCGGCGATGCGGACAGCTATGCGCGGCTGGCCGATGCGGTGAGCGGGTGCCCATTCCCGGTCTGGCCAATGGTCGGCAATCACGATGAGCGCGATACCTTGCTCGCGGCCTTTCCGCAGACGCCGTCGGACAGCGGCTTTGTCCACTATGTTCTCGACTTTCCCGGCCTCCGGCTGATCGTGCTCGATACGCTCGAGCCCGGCCGCCATGGCGGGGCCTTCTGCGAGGCGCGGGTGGCCTGGCTGCGCGCGGAGCTGTCGCGCGATCCTGGAACGCCGACCTATATCGCCATGCATCATCCGCCGTTCGAATCGGGCATCACGTGGCTCGACAGCGCGGCGACCGAGCCGTGGATCGCGCGCTTCGCCGGGGCGGTGCAGGGCTTCTCGCAGATCCGGGGGATCATCGCCGGCCATCTCCACCGCACGATCCATACGCAGTGGAACGGGTTGTCGCTGAGCGTCTGCTCGTCGACGGCGCCCGCCGTCGGCCTTGATCTCAGCCCGATCGACGAAGACCGGCCCGACGGGCGCGAGCTGATCACAGACGAGCTGCCCGGCTATGCGCTACACCGCTGGGACGGGCGGAATCTGATCACCCATTTCGAAAGCGTCGGCCACCAGATCGCGCTGGCACGCTTTGATGCCCAGCTTCAGCCGATGATCAAGGGCATGATGGCCGAGCGGCGCGAGAAGTAG
- a CDS encoding SDR family NAD(P)-dependent oxidoreductase has protein sequence MPARTWMITGCSTGFGRVLAEILLARDERVVATARKPETLADLVAGHDELALALKLDITRGEDIEQAVAAAKDRFGAIDVLINNAGYGGFGTVDDAPIDEARAVFETNYFGTLALIKAVLPDMIARRSGQIVNIGSVAGQIGFPGISYYSSSKFALAGLTESLGAEMKPLGINVTLAELGPFETHFTPSMTFIPPSPHYDMAALSIESGNSHWGAGHDARDGAEALLAALADPTPPRRLILGQHGLDVVALHDGRRHAEREKWLAASQLAGTK, from the coding sequence ATGCCTGCACGGACCTGGATGATCACCGGCTGCTCGACCGGCTTCGGCCGCGTCCTGGCCGAAATCCTGCTGGCGCGCGACGAGCGCGTGGTCGCGACGGCGCGCAAGCCCGAAACGCTGGCAGATCTGGTTGCCGGGCATGACGAGCTTGCGCTGGCCCTGAAACTCGACATCACCCGCGGCGAGGATATCGAACAGGCGGTAGCAGCGGCGAAGGACCGCTTCGGCGCGATCGACGTGCTGATCAACAACGCCGGCTATGGCGGCTTCGGCACTGTGGACGACGCCCCGATAGACGAGGCACGCGCAGTCTTCGAAACCAACTATTTCGGCACCCTGGCGCTAATCAAGGCAGTCCTGCCCGACATGATCGCGCGGCGTTCGGGGCAGATCGTCAACATCGGCTCAGTCGCCGGGCAGATCGGGTTCCCGGGTATTTCCTACTACAGCTCGTCCAAGTTCGCGCTCGCCGGGCTGACGGAGTCGCTGGGCGCGGAAATGAAGCCGCTCGGGATCAACGTCACACTCGCCGAGCTCGGGCCGTTCGAAACGCATTTCACGCCTTCGATGACTTTCATCCCGCCCTCGCCGCATTACGACATGGCAGCGCTGTCGATCGAATCGGGCAATTCGCACTGGGGCGCGGGCCACGATGCGCGCGACGGCGCCGAAGCGTTACTTGCCGCGCTTGCCGATCCCACCCCGCCGCGGCGGCTCATCCTCGGTCAGCACGGGCTCGACGTGGTTGCGCTGCACGACGGGCGGCGGCATGCGGAACGCGAGAAGTGGCTGGCCGCCTCGCAGCTCGCTGGAACGAAGTAG